One Allostreptomyces psammosilenae DNA segment encodes these proteins:
- a CDS encoding DUF2516 family protein: protein MLSGSLTGMTYVLLQYAVLAFEVFALVDAAIRRDDAFRAADKQRKSFWLLILGLAALCTLLFGWLGIFGIAGLIATIVYTVDVRPALRRVTGGGRGDNRRMGPYGPW, encoded by the coding sequence ATGCTGTCCGGTTCCCTGACGGGAATGACGTACGTGTTGTTGCAGTACGCGGTGCTCGCGTTCGAGGTGTTCGCCCTGGTGGACGCCGCGATCCGGCGGGACGACGCCTTCCGCGCCGCGGACAAGCAGCGCAAGAGCTTCTGGCTGCTGATCCTCGGCCTGGCCGCGCTGTGCACGCTGCTGTTCGGCTGGCTCGGCATCTTCGGCATCGCCGGCCTGATCGCCACGATCGTCTACACGGTGGACGTCCGCCCGGCGCTTCGGCGGGTGACCGGCGGCGGCCGCGGCGACAACCGGCGGATGGGCCCCTACGGCCCCTGGTGA